ctcttctcgCCTGGTTGATCTTCTactttctctttaggtgtttgatccacttcctcttcattattctcgggtaagagggattctttatctttctcaagcttgacatccggatcattaagtaaactcttagttgagacacctgcaccattaagaacactaccttttccgacaactttcggacaagactcatcaaaagagacatgtacggactcttctacaatatgtaaccttttgttgtatactctataagcaTTACTAGAGTGAGcatatcctagaaagataccctcatccgcttttgcatcaaacttgccaagattttcttttccattgtttagaacaaagcatttacatccaaatacatgaaggtgagaaatgttCGGTTTTCTCCCTTttaagagttcatacggtgttttgtttaaAATAGGACGTATCAGGATCCTATTCAGAACATAATAAGCCGTATTaatggcatcggcccaaaaatattttggaagcccatgttcattaatcatagttctcccaagttcttccaacacacgatttttacgttccacaactccattttgttggggggttcgtggtgcggagaaattatgattaatgccatgattgccacaaaattcttcaaagagatggttttcaaactcacctccatgatcacttcggatggatactatgttagCGTTTaacttattttgaattaacttggcaaatttctcaaatgcggagaaggtgtcacttttatttgctaagaaaatcgtccaacaatatctagaaaagtcatcaactatgacatacccataatagtttccacctagactttttattctagatggtccaaagaggtccatatggagaagttcaagaggtcttgtagttgaaacaatgtttttagatttaaaagagatcctcgtttgcttccccatttgacacgcatcacataagtgatctttggaaaacattattttaggtaggccggacactaagtcttttgagacgattttattTAGCAAATCAAAGTTAACGTGAGCTAAatgtctatgccaaagccatgagtcttcactcatagttgctagacattttgCTTCAATCGAGGATACATCATTTAGATCAAGCATGTATAAATTATTTACCCTCtggcctttgaacacatcatctttcttgtcatcatttcgaattatgcaactttctttagaaaatagtactgagtatcctttgtcgcataattgactgatgctaataagattgtgtttaaggccctcaactagaaggacgtcagagatagtagtagaagagggattacctacactacctttaccgagtattgctcccttgttgttatcaccataggtcacgaatcctttcttcttagccacaaagtcatagaataaagataagtcacccgtcatatgtcttgagcatccgctatctagaaaccatcttctctcggatggctcaagacattccacctacaaattaaaacaagggaaataggtacccaattttcattgggtccttgtgtgtgagtgaaacaaaggttgctcttgggagtccatttgaaaatgcctttgggaaccaagaGCCTCCTAAAGCGACAGTTTTTAATGGTATGtccccttttgcaacaatatagacatcttgagtttgagtagtcatcacgtttactagattgatcttttatcacataagtgtattgttgatacggatttatcatactgtttttgaaatgtgatcgatcaatagcgtatgtgatttttggttgtgaggccttgtctaatttggctttgatagttttaacttctttttgccaaatgtgacaagtttcacatcctccctgtcgcacgctcgcgaaatatgaacaacagagtcgccaccaatatatttaacccaaagagggaaaggaatatcagaaaacctaagataaataagaacgaggtcttgcgaccaaagatagggtacgggagtcggttacgcgaggggaaggtgctagcacccctcgcgcccatcgtactcaatggtatccacctatgtttgttctattctaagggtgtatacaTCTAAAGCTTAATTGCTAAGGGAatggatgcaaatgaaagaaaaagaaacacggggaaaataaggtttttaaatagttgtgctcgcttaggccccgcgacccaatgcctacgtatccttttcaggaatcagagcgccgtagttcggctctttagtttttgtttgtttttgtgttttttagttgaacagttacattcgcactccgctgctcgacctctaaagtcttaagctgggaatggagcggaaataacgtgtccgattaggagaaagaatgccctgaaggcaagagaaagaatgcctcggaggcaagagagagaagagagaagattggttggtgttttttatgtaacttcatgatgaacaaaactcaatacaaggtttcgcaccacttcattactttgtttaggtctgagcctttattaagtgttctagatgtttttgattggtgatttttaaggggagTTAATCTGCGagtagaatcacataaaatggtagagaaacagattagggaatgaatcccactcatttctctacataatgatcgagaaacagattagggaatgaatctcactcatttctctacatagcaatcgagaaacagattagggaatgaatcccactcattcctctatatagtgatcgagaaacagattagggaatgaattccactcatttctctacactaagtgattgagaaacagattagggaataaatcccactcatttgtctacactaagtgattgagaaacagattagggaataaatcccactcatttctctcccactaagtgattgagaaacagattagggaacaaatcccactcatttctctcccacttttagtgaagtgtgatccgcctcttcctttattaaatgttttaaagttgaaaagaaaaagggaaagaaaactagcctaaaatgaataactagcctaagtgtcAAAATGgggatttctacctaatgttatcatggtttttACCTAAAGGTTAGGGCTAAAGGAGCATGAAAGTTAAAGCCACAATTAGAAACAAAAGTGAAgaatgatacaatggtacaaagttacatacaagcatgaagtaacaagtcaaaatatagtactaAAATGatgtaaaatactactatttttatatggtttttatgagaggaattgaattacaaatcaagtaaaagactaaaaaaaaTAGCCTAAAGTCATTGTCTTAGATCTCCAAGTCGAATCAAGTCATTGTCTTAGATCTTCAAGAtgaagaccccgatcgttcctttctcaatcctccggttgtagcaagtttgttgagtagatcttcaatctctcaaacccttatgcacggctgaattgattaccaaagcgaatcgatcgttAAAAACCTTCGAAAAAAATCTttaatgaagaaggaaaaaccctaaggttttatacaagaaacaccctcaacaatcttcactcgaacaagatgaatgtctaccgtcgactctcgaacaagacaaactctaccgtcaaaccttatcaacacacgttccttacttcgatcgagaaagatgattatgtgtgattctcgatcaataagcgaaaggttgaagatgagaagaagctgagtctatatttcacgtttcttgttgtttttgtttgtaaatgatcacttgagtatttatacctcATACAATGCATAGATCAAATTGAACACAGCAGAAAACCAGAAttattagcgacaggtcgacctgttctctgcataggtcgacctatgtaatgctttgcacctgaaaaaaatgAGCCAATGAGACACTTGTGTCGACctaaagggtcggcgtgcgcattcccgtggatTCCCCAAAaggccatgcgtcgacctaatgaagcaatgcgtcgacgcattccaTTCTTGCACTTGGGCAGCCAAActttgatgcgtcgacctgaagggtcggcgtgcgcattcccgtgaattCCTCCAAAacccaatgcgtcgacctaagaaggtaatgcgtcgacgcattcatccTTCTTCTGACTTTCTTCACAAAGAgcttgcaataggtcgacctatgatgtgtgtgagtcgacctattggtgtTTTGTGTCCAAAAGTGCTTGTCTTGATTGCATGTGCTTGATTTTTATGTTTCCACTTAAGTTGCGGTTGATTCACAATATTTTGACAGCATGAAAacaacaccttgccctcacataaTTATATATATCAGGATTATTTTTAGGGTAATGATAGTCTTagaattagtattaatattattatttagggttaatatttattgattagtattattattaattttaatagaatCATCCTTATTATTAGTTTCAATTATTgttatttatcattattattttttattatttgatttcttttagttgaataaaaatatattatattagtatttgaatgttgttattattattattactatcaattattattattcttaggttattaaaatggaaaaagaaacaaatcaaatttGCCAAACTGGATTTGTTCACGTTTTCATGTGCAAGAGGATTAGATTTGCAAGCTTCTCAGTATCTCTTCAAATCTTTAAAACAAAAACTACAACAAATCTCAATCCGCATTTAATCTGATTCAATCAAGAATCATTGGGGAAAACCTAAATTGACATTATAAAAGCACAGGATTTTCACAGTCATAAGGGGATTTGGCAGCCAAGCAAGTCGCGTGCATATatcaattttttcaagaaaaaagtcTCCATTCGGTTTCATTATTCCAAGGGGAGTGATAGCTTTTAAAGACTCAAACGCCTTCCTGGACCATCACCAAGAAGTTCCCACTCGTTCTCCAAGGCTGTCGTGATCGGGATCGTCTCCTCCAAACCTATGTTTTAGTATCTATAACTCTAGATCCGTCTTGATTAATCATGCGTTTTTAACGAGTTTGGTGTGCGTATTTACGTTTGTATAAATGTTTAGAACGCGTCTGATCCTTTTAATTGGAGTTTCGGTGCAGATGAGGCaaattgccattgttagggttcttagTTTATCAAATGGGGGATTTTGTTAGGGACAGTTTCTGACCAAATTGATAGTTCCATTGGGTTTGCGACGTAGTATATAGTTGATCTGGGTTATTTTTTTGTGTTTATTGATGATTAGTTGAAGGTTTTAAGATTGAATGTTTACATCCACGTTTAAAAACTGTGGTCTaaagtttttggtttttttttttggaagaatacGAATTATATATAAATTCCAAAAAACGTTATACACACAAAATGCGACCCATAGGGTCCAGCATGAATCAACTAGCAAAAGCCTAATCCAGACTTATAAGAGCAATGGAACAACTCTTTCTCTAAGGTTTGGTTTTCTACAAACTCTATTCACAACTATATCTATAATCTCTCTAGGTATGTTTCTATATCTTTCCTTATCTCTATCATGTGTATTATATACAATCGTATTCCTATAGATCCAGCATGCATATATGGTTTCCGCAAACGTTGTCTTTAGGATCCTTTGTTTCCAGCTTTTGCCCTTGCAATTGTGAACAATCCACTTTAGTTCCTGCTCCCAGTCAAGAGGGTTATGATCTAGTTGTTGCCACCTCAAAACCGTGCTCCAAATGTCCCTAGTAACTTAGCACTCAAACAGTAAATGATTGAGATCCTCCTCACTTGCACAGAACATACAATCTTTGTTATCCAGAATTCCAAATTTCATCAATCTAGCTTTTGTTGCTAATCGAACATGGCAAGCTAGCCACATGGTGAAAACTGCTCGAGGCCTGGCCTCATTATCATACATCAGGTATCTCCATTCCACAGGCTGACTATTGGTGAGCAAACCATTGTAGATTCGTTTCTTTCTGAATATACCAGTATCTTTCATATCCTTCCATTCTTGCATCTCCCTCACTGTATCTCTTTGCTTAAGAATGGCTCTCAGCATCCAAGAACAACTGCTTCTTATAGGGGCTTCCATAACTTGGTCATTTTTCATGTAGTAGGTGGCAACCCATCTAACCCATAAGCTATCTCGTTTCCTACATAAATCCCATAACATATTACTCAAGCATGCTTTATTCCAGCTTGCCAAATCAATCACATTAAGACCTCCTTGGTTTTTAGGTTCACAGATCTTGCTCCAAGCAATTGGTGCTCTTCTAGCATAGCTCTCCTTGCATGACCAAAGGAAGTCCCTGCAGAGATTCTCCAGTCTTTTAATAATACCTTTAGGGAGGGGTATGCACTGTGCCCAGTAATTAACAGTGCTAAAAATCACACTATTGATCAGTTGAATCCTCCCTGAGTAGCTTAACAGCTGTGCTGATCAATGGTTGATCCTTTTCCCTATTTTTTCCCCAAGGCACATACAATCCTTGTTTGACATTCTTTTGCTCTCCAATGGGATGCCTAGGTACTTTACAGGGAGTCTGCCTATTCCAAAACCTGTAATAGCAGCCATCTTCCTCTCTGTGTCCTGATTCATACTCCCACAGAATATTTTGCACTTCGTAGGATTTGCCACCAGACCAGTTTCCCTAGAGAACTCATGGAATTTATCCATCAACTGTTGTATAGATCCCTCATCTCCTCCAGAGAACAACAATAGGTCATCTGCAAACCTCATGTCTACCAGCACTATTTTCTCACATTTTCCATGGAATTTGAACTTAGGCTCATGTTTCAGATCACTGAGCTTCCTATGGAGGTACTCCATGATCACAACAAATAGGAGAGGTGAGATAGGGTCACCCTGTCTCAAACGTTTTCCTGCTTTCATGCTTTTTGATATAGAACCATTGATGTTGAATTTGTAGCTCATTGTAGTAGCTCCTATCATGGTCCAGTCAATAAATTCCTAGGGAAGCCAACTTCAACCATGATCTTCTTCAGTGCCTGCCAATCAACAGAGTCATATGCTTTCTGCACATCCATTTGCATCATACAGCTAGGTATCCCTCCCTTCCTACTATAGCCCTTAACCAGTTCATAGGCAAGCAGTATATGATCATGTATATCCTGTCCTGGCACAAAAGCAGCCTGATTTCTACTAATTATGCTGGGCAGAACTCCACTTAATCTATTAGCCATCACTTTAGCAATGATTTTGTAAAAAGTTGTACAGCAGGCTATGGGTCTGTATTCTTTAATACTTTTAGCATCAACTTTTTTAGGTATCAAAGTCACAAGGGTTTGGTTCCATTTCTTGTCCAGTTGCCCTCTCTCATTGAAATTCCTAACCACTTGGATAACATCATCCTTTACAATGTGCCATGATTCTTTGAAGAATTTGGAATTATATCCATCCACTCCTGGAACTTTTAAATCCCCTATACTCTTTAGTGCAGTTATGATCTCAGTCACAGTCACTTGCTTAATCAGTTCAGTCCTTTGGTTAAATGTCAGTTGCTGTCCCTTTCTCAAGACCTGAAGGTCAACAGCTTGTAGACTTCTCTGAGCAGTCCCCATAAGATCCTTATAGAAACATAAAACTTCCTTAGTGATTTCCTCTTGCCCTGTTACAACAGTCCCATCATCCTTCCATAAATTCTAGATCCTCATGTTGCTCTGTTTGATTTTTAAAGCTGCATGGAAAAAAGTGTTATTTCCATCACCTAATTTGATCCAATTTATTTTTGCCCTCTGCCTCATAATTTGTTCCTCAGCAGATAGTAGATCAAGGAGTTTTTCAGTTTGGTATTTTTCCTTTCTTAATAGTTGCTCATTCATTCTATCATTAGCAAGCTGATTCTGGCTTTCTATAAGCTCTTCTCTAGCCTTTGCAACCTGCCCCTTTATTCCACTATAAGGCTTGCTCATTCTTCTTATAGCACCCTGCAGTCTTCTCAATTTATTCCACAATGTATGATGAGTTTGTCCCCTGATGCTCTTATCCCAGTCCTGTTTGACTTGTTCATTGTATCCCTCTACTTCAGTCACTTTATTGATGAACTTGAAAACTCTTCTTCTTCTGCCCTGAATGTCACCTCTCTTAAGGCACAGCAGGTTATGATCAGATATTCCAGGTTCCAAAATATGAAGCTCCGAGTTCAGATATTGTTTGTACCAGTCTCTGTAAGCAAGAACCCTATCAATATAAGAATATATGGTGCCAGTTACATGTTTGTTGCACCAAGTGAATTTATTACCTTTTGAATCCATTTCAACCATTCCACATTGAACCATCATGTTTCTAAGGTCAACAAACTCATTTTCCTGAACAGCTTTCCCTCTAATCCTGTCAGTAGGTTTGACAATATTATTAAAATCTCCCATCATACACCAAGACCCCTGTTGATGCATCCCAATTCGCTCAATGTCATTCCATAACCTTTCCCTCCTCTCCAACTTATTAGAAGCATAAATTGCAGTCAGCCAGTGTTTGAAACTACCATCCATATCATAGACTCAATAGTGTATCATCTGCTCAGAGTTACTCAGGTATTTTATGTCAATTTTGCTCCTGTCCCACATAACCTTTCTAATTTTTCCAGCATTATTGTATTTAACTCGAGTTTCTACAAGGATAACAATTTCAGGGTTAATTTTTGAGAGACGAGAGCCAATCTCTCTATGTATAACCCCCTTGTTAAGCCCCCTAACATTCTAGGACAAGATCATGTCACACCCAATGGTGTGTCTCTAGGGTCATTCATTACTCCTAAAGATTCAAAGACATTTGAACGTACAAGACTTGTACCTGGAGGGCATTCATAACTAGGTTTCTTGCCATCTTCCTTTCTCCTTTTGATCTTTGTCCACTTCTTCTTCTCTTGAAGGGTTTGCTCAGCAATATCTCGAGTAGATTCTCCTTTAGGGCTCTGCTCAGCATTGTCTTTTTTAGTCTTCTCTTTGGCATCATGCCCATCCTCTTGTTCTGATTGACTAGTTGTTTCCTGCTCATCACTCTTCTTTGTCTTCAGTTGCCAAGTCCTCACTGCAAGCTTCCTTTCGGTTGAGCAAACATGCCCCACTCTTTGGCATCTTTCACAAAACTTTGGCCTCCATTCATATTCCACCTTCTGCTGTCTGATCTTTCCCTCATGGTCCTTTATGGTGACTTCTTCACACAACTTTTGTGTGACATCTACCTCAACCAAGAGACGAGCATAGCTAACTCTCAACTTCCCTACTGTACACTCATTTATAAACAAAGGGTTTCCTACTGTGCTTCCAATTTTGCCCAAGCTTTGAACTCCCCACAGAGGTAATGGTAGGCTTGGCAATTTGATCCAAATAGGAATCGATCTAAGCATATCCTTCTCCATGGAAAAATCATGTCTCCACTCCATTAGAATCATAGGCTTGTTTTAAATGTTATAGGGGCCTTTCATCATAACCTCATCCCTGTCATCGCTTGTCTTGAACTTCAAGATGAAATACCCTTCATCATTGTAGTACATCTCTGGCAGATTGACGAAATTCCAAGCCCGTATCACGTAGTTCTTCATAGAATTCATGCTTAAATCCGCTCCAATTACATACACTATCAGTGAAGTTTTTGGTTTTTTGCTGGAAAGAACAACGAGGAAGAAGCTACTGGGCGCGAGTTTTTTTTAAATCGTTCACGAAATTTTAAACGATTATCATAATAGCGCGTCAACAAAATATCAGCAAGCGCGTATGGATTAGTTGGTAAGAGCACGTTTGTGATATGCGTGAGGGCCTGGGTTTGAACCCTACCCTCCATgctatgtatattttttttatgaattgaaTCATGTATTCAGCCTTCAGATCCAACGCATCGCATATGCATATAGGCATCATGCACCTTCATAGCTACACCATCCGATTCAACATAAAACCATATCTAACGCCCAAAGAATGCAGCACCTTACCATGGACCGTCAAGGGAACGCACACAGGATTCCGGTCTAGgttttagtattttttatatattatttgtataACTATATCATCactcttaattattttatatgcatataatttaatttaaaattatgttaataggataataaaattaggattaggttaatgactagggttaggatttttcccgattatctcgattattcgatttaatttattttaatctaactttaattataaaaatcctaaaaaaacctAGATAGGTTATCAAGGCactagggtttgcccaatcccactggccacttagccaagatattaggatttaatatattattcgtttcgaccgaatctatcggtcgcgatggtta
This is a stretch of genomic DNA from Vicia villosa cultivar HV-30 ecotype Madison, WI unplaced genomic scaffold, Vvil1.0 ctg.001937F_1_1_1, whole genome shotgun sequence. It encodes these proteins:
- the LOC131637172 gene encoding uncharacterized protein LOC131637172, with amino-acid sequence MEWRHDFSMEKDMLRSIPIWIKLPSLPLPLWGVQSLGKIGSTVGNPLFINECTVGKLRVSYARLLVEVDVTQKLCEEVTIKDHEGKIRQQKVEYEWRPKFCERCQRVGHVCSTERKLAVRTWQLKTKKSDEQETTSQSEQEDGHDAKEKTKKDNAEQSPKGESTRDIAEQTLQEKKKWTKIKRRKEDGKKPSYECPPGTSLVRSNVFESLGVMNDPRDTPLGVT